In the Methylophilus sp. 5 genome, one interval contains:
- the ilvN gene encoding acetolactate synthase small subunit has translation MRHIISLLMENEAGALSRVAGLFSARGYNIESLTVAVTEDPTLSRMTIVTTGSDDVIEQIIKQLNKLIDVVKVLDLNDGKHIERELMLVKVKATGVHKDEMKRMCDIFRGRIIDVADNSYTIELTGSCSKLDAFIEAIDRSAILETVRTGASGIGRGDRILKV, from the coding sequence ATGCGCCATATTATTTCACTGCTGATGGAAAACGAAGCAGGCGCCCTGTCACGTGTGGCAGGCCTGTTTTCTGCCCGCGGTTACAACATTGAATCACTCACCGTTGCAGTGACTGAAGACCCTACCCTGTCACGCATGACCATCGTGACCACGGGCTCCGATGACGTGATTGAACAAATTATCAAGCAACTCAACAAGTTGATTGACGTGGTCAAAGTGCTGGACCTCAACGATGGCAAGCACATTGAGCGCGAACTGATGCTGGTCAAGGTCAAAGCCACCGGCGTCCATAAAGACGAAATGAAGCGCATGTGCGACATTTTCCGCGGCCGCATTATCGATGTGGCCGACAATAGCTACACCATTGAGCTTACCGGCTCTTGCAGCAAACTGGATGCGTTTATTGAAGCCATAGACCGCAGCGCGATTCTGGAAACCGTGCGTACCGGCGCGTCCGGCATCGGTCGCGGCGACCGCATCCTTAAAGTTTAA
- the ilvC gene encoding ketol-acid reductoisomerase, with translation MNVYYDKDADLSIIKGKKVTIVGYGSQGHAHAANLRDSGVNVTIGLRKGGGSWAKAEGAGHTTLEIAAAVKEADVVMVLLPDETMAEIFHAEIAPNLKKGAALAFAHGFNIHYNQIVPRADLDVIMIAPKGPGHTVRSEYLKGGGVPSLIAVYQNTSSKAKDIALSYAAANGGTKGGVIETDFREETETDLFGEQAVLCGGAVELVKAGFETLVEAGYAPEMAYFECLHELKLIVDLMYEGGIANMNYSISNNAEYGEYVTGPQVINSQSKDAMRQCLTNIQNGNYAKQFILEGRTNYPEMTARRRLNAAHPIEQVGNKLRAMMPWIAKNKLVDQSKN, from the coding sequence ATGAACGTTTATTACGACAAAGACGCCGACTTAAGCATCATTAAAGGCAAAAAAGTGACTATCGTGGGCTACGGCTCACAAGGCCATGCACACGCAGCCAACCTGCGCGACAGCGGCGTCAACGTCACCATCGGTTTGCGTAAAGGCGGCGGCTCATGGGCGAAAGCCGAAGGCGCTGGCCACACTACTTTAGAAATCGCAGCCGCAGTGAAAGAAGCTGACGTTGTGATGGTATTGCTGCCAGACGAAACCATGGCAGAAATCTTCCATGCCGAAATCGCGCCTAACCTGAAAAAAGGCGCAGCGTTGGCATTTGCCCACGGCTTTAACATTCACTACAACCAAATCGTGCCACGCGCTGATCTGGACGTGATCATGATCGCCCCTAAAGGCCCAGGCCACACCGTTCGCTCCGAGTACCTCAAAGGCGGCGGCGTTCCTTCATTGATCGCGGTTTACCAAAACACGTCTAGCAAAGCCAAAGACATCGCCTTGTCTTACGCAGCAGCCAACGGCGGCACCAAAGGTGGCGTGATTGAGACTGACTTCCGTGAAGAAACAGAAACTGACTTGTTCGGCGAACAAGCAGTGCTGTGTGGTGGCGCGGTTGAACTGGTTAAAGCTGGTTTTGAAACCTTGGTTGAAGCGGGTTATGCGCCAGAAATGGCCTACTTCGAGTGCCTGCACGAACTGAAACTGATCGTTGACCTGATGTACGAAGGCGGCATTGCCAACATGAACTACTCCATCTCCAATAACGCGGAGTATGGTGAGTACGTGACTGGCCCACAAGTGATCAATAGCCAATCTAAAGACGCAATGCGTCAGTGCCTGACTAACATCCAAAACGGCAACTACGCTAAACAGTTCATCCTGGAAGGCCGTACTAACTACCCAGAAATGACTGCACGCCGTCGTTTGAACGCTGCGCATCCAATTGAGCAAGTAGGTAACAAACTGCGCGCCATGATGCCTTGGATTGCGAAAAACAAACTGGTTGATCAATCTAAAAACTAA
- the asd gene encoding archaetidylserine decarboxylase (Phosphatidylserine decarboxylase is synthesized as a single chain precursor. Generation of the pyruvoyl active site from a Ser is coupled to cleavage of a Gly-Ser bond between the larger (beta) and smaller (alpha chains). It is an integral membrane protein.), with product MKLAILLQYIAPKQLLTAAAGKLAHWQAGRLTTAFIGWFVNKYHVNMEEALNGDIGSYATFNLFFTRPLQAGARPLANNAFVCPVDGAISQFGQIENGQIFQAKGHHYTAQTLVGGDATLAANFNSGSFACLYLSPKDYHRIHMPCDGKLLHMTYVPGDLFSVNPLTAANVPGLFARNERVVCTFESAQHGKFVLVLVGATIVGSMATVWHDAKDRIINPPRPGKVIDWDYSDRNISLKQGEEMGRFLLGSTVVMLFEKDVLAFNDSWHAGKPIRLGEAMGK from the coding sequence GTGAAACTCGCCATTCTGCTGCAATACATCGCCCCCAAACAATTACTCACCGCTGCTGCCGGCAAGCTGGCGCACTGGCAAGCAGGCCGCCTGACCACGGCGTTTATCGGCTGGTTTGTGAACAAATACCACGTCAATATGGAAGAAGCGCTCAACGGCGATATTGGCAGCTACGCAACATTTAACCTGTTCTTTACCCGCCCACTGCAGGCCGGTGCCAGACCTTTGGCAAATAATGCCTTTGTATGCCCGGTCGATGGCGCCATCAGCCAATTTGGCCAGATCGAAAACGGCCAGATCTTCCAGGCCAAAGGCCATCATTACACCGCTCAGACCTTAGTCGGCGGTGATGCCACCCTGGCCGCCAACTTTAATAGCGGCAGTTTTGCCTGCCTTTATTTAAGCCCCAAAGACTACCATCGCATTCATATGCCGTGTGACGGCAAACTGCTGCACATGACCTATGTACCAGGTGATTTATTTTCAGTGAATCCACTCACCGCTGCGAATGTGCCTGGCCTGTTTGCGCGCAACGAGCGTGTGGTGTGTACCTTTGAATCTGCACAACATGGCAAGTTTGTATTGGTGCTGGTTGGTGCCACGATTGTGGGCAGCATGGCCACCGTTTGGCACGATGCTAAAGACCGCATTATCAACCCACCACGCCCGGGCAAAGTGATCGATTGGGATTACAGCGACCGTAACATCAGCTTAAAACAAGGTGAAGAAATGGGTCGCTTCCTGCTCGGCTCTACGGTGGTGATGCTGTTTGAAAAAGACGTACTCGCGTTTAATGATAGCTGGCATGCAGGCAAACCGATCCGCTTGGGTGAGGCGATGGGGAAATAA